A window of Myxococcota bacterium genomic DNA:
GCGTCGCCGATGCGCGACATCATGCGCGCGCGGCGCGCGCGCGGCTCGAGCTCGCGCACGGGGTGCGTCTGCAGGTTCACGGCCACGCGCACGTCGACGCCCAGCTCCTCGAGCGGTGAGACCGGCACGGGGTTGCGGATCGCGCCGTCGACCAGCACGCGCCCGCCCTGGCGCACGGGCACGAAGATGCCGGGCAGCGAGATGCTCGCGCGCACCGCGTCGAGCAGCTTGCCCGAGCGGATCCACACCTCCTCGCCCGTGACCAGGTCGACCGCGACCGCGGCGAACGGGATCGGCAGGTCCTCGATGCGCCAGTCACCGATCAGCGAGCGGAGATACTCGGTCGCGCGCTCGCCCGAGAGCAGCCCTTCGCGCGGCCACACCGGGTCGAGGTAGCGCCACAGGTCGGAGAGCGCGCGGTCGCGCAGGTCGCGCTCGAAGACCTCGAGCTGGCCCGTGGCGTAGATCGCGCCCACCAGCGCCCCCATGCTCGTGCCGGCGATCGCGTCGACGGGGATCCCGGCTTCGGCCAGGCCGAACAGCACGCCCATGTGCGCGAGCCCGCGCGCGGCGCCGGCGCCCAGCGCCAGCCCCAGCCGCTTCCGCTCGCCTCGTTCTCCGTTCGCCGGGCTCACCCGATTTCCAATCCGCCTTCGTTTGCGGGTAAGCTCGCGCATCGCATGAGCGACTTCTACCAGAACGGGGTGATCACCACGCTCCATCGCCTGGCGCCCGATTCACTGGGCCGGCTGGAGGCGGAGCTGAAACACTTCGCGCGCGAGCGGCCGATGGCGCTCGTGCTCCCGTGCCTGGCCAGCGAGGTCAACGGTCCGGGCCTGCGCGGCATCGTCGAGGTGCTGCGCGAGGTGTCGTACCTGCACCGGATCGTGGTGAGTGTCTCGGGCACGAAGGACGCCGAGGAGTTCCGCCGCGTGCGCGATTTCTTCCGCGTGCTGCCCGAGGCGATCTGCATCTGGGGCAGCGGCCCGACCGTGGGCGAGCTCCTGGCGCGCCAGCGCGCGAGCGGGCTCGAGCCCGGGCCGGACGGGAAGGGCCGCGCGGTGTGGCTGGGCGCGGGCTGCGCGCTGGCGCTGGGCGACGCCGACGCGCTGGCCTTCCACGACTGCGACATCCTGACCTACGACCGCGAGTTCCTGGCGCGGCTCTGCTACCCGGTGCTCTCGCCGCACCTCGACTACGACTACTGCAAGGGCTACTACGGCCGCGCCACGGACCGGCTGCACGGAAGAGTGACGCGGCTGTTCGTGACCCCCCTCGTGTTGTCCTTGAAGCGCACGCTGGGCAGCGAGCTGCCCCTGCTCGAGTTCATCCAGGGCTTCCGCTACCCGCTGGCCGGCGAGTTCTCGATGAAGACGGCGCTGGCGCGCCAGGTCCGCATCCCGAGTGACTGGGGGCTGGAGATCGGTCTCTTGGCGGAGGTGCTGCGCAACGCGTCGCCGCAGCGCATCTGCCAGGTCGAGCTGTGCGACAACTACGACCACAAGCACCAGGAGCTGTCGCCGCTCGACCCGTCGCGCGGGCTGCACCGCATGGTGATCGACATCGCGACCTCGCTGTTCCGCAACCTCGCGAGCGTGGGCGTGCAGTTCGACGCGGGCTTCCTCAACACGCTCTGCTCGGCCTATCTGCGCCACGCGCAGGACACGATCACCGCGTACTCCGCCGACTCGCGCATCAACGGGCTGCGCTTCGATCCGCACGACGAGGAGGGCATGGTCGAGACCTTCACCGCGGGCCTGCGTGCCGCGGGCCTGGCCTTCGTGCGCGACCCCATGCGCGCACCGTTGATCCCGAACTGGCAC
This region includes:
- a CDS encoding patatin-like phospholipase family protein: MSPANGERGERKRLGLALGAGAARGLAHMGVLFGLAEAGIPVDAIAGTSMGALVGAIYATGQLEVFERDLRDRALSDLWRYLDPVWPREGLLSGERATEYLRSLIGDWRIEDLPIPFAAVAVDLVTGEEVWIRSGKLLDAVRASISLPGIFVPVRQGGRVLVDGAIRNPVPVSPLEELGVDVRVAVNLQTHPVRELEPRARRARMMSRIGDA
- a CDS encoding glycosyl transferase, which translates into the protein MSDFYQNGVITTLHRLAPDSLGRLEAELKHFARERPMALVLPCLASEVNGPGLRGIVEVLREVSYLHRIVVSVSGTKDAEEFRRVRDFFRVLPEAICIWGSGPTVGELLARQRASGLEPGPDGKGRAVWLGAGCALALGDADALAFHDCDILTYDREFLARLCYPVLSPHLDYDYCKGYYGRATDRLHGRVTRLFVTPLVLSLKRTLGSELPLLEFIQGFRYPLAGEFSMKTALARQVRIPSDWGLEIGLLAEVLRNASPQRICQVELCDNYDHKHQELSPLDPSRGLHRMVIDIATSLFRNLASVGVQFDAGFLNTLCSAYLRHAQDTITAYSADSRINGLRFDPHDEEGMVETFTAGLRAAGLAFVRDPMRAPLIPNWHRVGAAIPEFLADLRYAVELDRRI